In Thermotomaculum hydrothermale, a single genomic region encodes these proteins:
- a CDS encoding ribonucleoside triphosphate reductase — protein sequence MEREKNDVFVSYEPVKEVINRQGDKVKFDDLRILNAVLKAGKASGEFSEVEANRITSMVVRMVNYKFQGQIPTIEDIQDLVEEALVMAGYLDTARRYIKYREKRREAREAKKALIEAISTVSEYVEKSDWRVNANANQGYSLGGLILNTAGKVIANYWLNKIYPEEVGKAHIEGDYHIHDLDMLSGYCAGWSLKQLLIEGFNGVPGKVESNPPKHLSAALGQMVNFLGTLQNEWAGAQAFSSFDTYLAPFIRKDKLTYREVYQEIEGFIYNLNVPSRWGSQTPFTNLTFDWVCPEDLREQHPIIGGKEMDFTYGELQKEMDMINKAYMEVMINGDAKGRVFTFPIPTYNITDDFDWNHPNTELLFEMTAKYGLPYFQNFINSDLKPGMIRSMCCRLQLNLTELLKRGNGLFGSAEQTGSIGVVTINMARLGYLYKNDYNGFLKRLGYLMELAKISLEKKRKAISKLLDEGLFPYTKRYLGGLRNHFSTIGLNGMNEAIRNFTNDRHDITDSFGKNFAKDVLVFMRNKLVEFQEETGHLYNLEATPAEGTTYRFAKEDKKRFPDIIQAGTEDAPYYTNSTQLPVGFTNDPFLALKLQDELQTLYTGGTVLHLYLGERVSSSEACKRIVKRALENFRLPYLTITPTFSTCPKHGYIKGEHEYCPICEKEEKEKILKEIKEIEEKLKKVED from the coding sequence ATGGAAAGAGAAAAAAATGATGTGTTTGTGAGTTACGAGCCTGTTAAAGAAGTAATTAACAGGCAGGGTGATAAGGTTAAATTTGACGATTTAAGGATTCTAAATGCAGTATTAAAAGCTGGAAAGGCTTCGGGGGAATTTTCTGAGGTTGAGGCAAACAGGATTACCTCAATGGTTGTGAGAATGGTTAACTATAAATTTCAGGGGCAAATTCCCACAATAGAGGATATTCAGGATTTAGTTGAAGAAGCCCTTGTAATGGCTGGCTACCTTGATACTGCAAGGAGATACATAAAGTACAGAGAAAAAAGGAGAGAGGCAAGGGAGGCAAAAAAAGCCCTTATTGAGGCTATATCTACAGTAAGCGAGTATGTTGAAAAAAGTGATTGGAGGGTAAACGCAAATGCCAATCAGGGCTACTCATTAGGCGGTTTAATACTGAACACAGCAGGAAAGGTAATTGCCAATTACTGGCTTAACAAAATCTATCCTGAAGAGGTGGGAAAGGCTCACATTGAAGGTGATTACCATATCCACGACCTTGATATGCTCTCTGGCTACTGTGCAGGCTGGTCTTTGAAACAACTGCTAATTGAGGGGTTTAACGGAGTGCCGGGCAAGGTTGAATCAAATCCACCGAAGCATTTAAGCGCTGCTTTAGGACAGATGGTCAACTTTTTAGGTACATTGCAGAATGAATGGGCTGGTGCTCAGGCTTTTTCTTCTTTTGATACCTACCTTGCTCCTTTTATAAGAAAAGATAAGCTAACATACAGAGAGGTTTATCAGGAGATTGAGGGATTTATTTACAACTTGAATGTACCATCAAGGTGGGGAAGCCAGACCCCTTTCACAAACCTTACCTTTGATTGGGTATGCCCTGAAGATTTAAGGGAGCAGCACCCTATTATTGGCGGTAAAGAGATGGATTTTACCTATGGTGAATTGCAGAAAGAGATGGATATGATTAACAAAGCCTATATGGAAGTTATGATAAATGGAGATGCAAAGGGAAGGGTTTTTACCTTTCCAATACCCACATACAACATTACAGATGACTTTGACTGGAATCACCCCAATACCGAACTGCTTTTTGAAATGACTGCAAAGTACGGTTTGCCATACTTTCAGAATTTTATAAACTCTGATTTAAAGCCTGGAATGATTAGAAGTATGTGTTGCAGGCTTCAACTGAATCTAACAGAATTGCTGAAGAGGGGAAATGGGCTTTTTGGTTCTGCCGAGCAAACAGGCTCAATTGGAGTTGTTACCATAAACATGGCAAGGTTGGGGTACTTGTACAAAAATGATTACAATGGCTTTTTAAAAAGGCTTGGTTACTTAATGGAACTGGCAAAGATTAGCCTTGAGAAAAAGAGAAAAGCAATTTCAAAACTGCTTGATGAAGGTTTATTTCCATACACTAAAAGGTATTTAGGGGGATTGAGAAACCACTTTTCAACAATAGGCCTAAATGGTATGAACGAGGCAATAAGAAATTTTACAAATGACAGGCACGATATAACAGACTCATTTGGTAAAAATTTTGCGAAGGATGTACTTGTTTTTATGAGGAACAAGCTTGTTGAATTTCAGGAAGAAACAGGGCATCTTTACAACCTTGAGGCAACCCCTGCTGAAGGAACCACTTACAGGTTTGCAAAAGAAGACAAAAAAAGGTTTCCAGATATAATTCAGGCAGGAACTGAAGATGCTCCATATTACACAAACTCAACTCAATTGCCAGTTGGATTTACTAATGACCCATTTCTTGCTTTAAAGCTTCAGGATGAGTTGCAGACTCTATACACAGGGGGAACGGTTCTTCATCTTTACCTGGGGGAGAGGGTATCTTCTTCTGAAGCCTGCAAAAGAATAGTTAAAAGAGCTCTTGAAAATTTCAGGCTGCCCTACCTTACAATTACCCCAACCTTTTCAACCTGTCCAAAGCATGGGTACATAAAGGGGGAGCATGAATACTGCCCTATTTGTGAAAAAGAAGAAAAGGAAAAGATTTTAAAAGAAATAAAAGAGATTGAAGAAAAATTAAAGAAAGTGGAGGATTAG
- the nrdD gene encoding anaerobic ribonucleoside-triphosphate reductase yields MLEKRLEELKRRLETVKGEKCEVWTRVMGYHRPVSEFNKGKKSEFKERVYFEEDIALKRL; encoded by the coding sequence ATGCTTGAAAAAAGGCTTGAAGAGTTAAAGAGAAGGCTTGAAACAGTAAAGGGAGAGAAATGCGAAGTGTGGACAAGGGTTATGGGTTACCACAGACCTGTGTCAGAGTTTAACAAGGGGAAAAAGAGCGAGTTTAAAGAAAGGGTTTATTTTGAGGAAGACATTGCCTTAAAAAGACTGTAA
- a CDS encoding anaerobic ribonucleoside-triphosphate reductase activating protein translates to MEKLHIGGITPFSTIDYPENLSAVFFFQGCVFRCPFCHNSEFQEVKKPYYSFEKFKKFVEERQGFLDAIVFSGGEPLLFDKELVFLAEDSKKSGFKVGLHTTGYSPERLKNLLDKKLIDWVGIDLKSVKENYPFACGIDRNYFDETVESINVLKQSGIEFEVRTTVFKEIANSDSLREILNLYSVLGIETPVFQVFSVDGKPDKEIELILEKFKLENNENFIIRK, encoded by the coding sequence ATGGAAAAACTTCATATAGGGGGAATAACCCCCTTTTCAACAATTGATTACCCTGAGAATCTCTCTGCTGTTTTCTTTTTTCAGGGCTGTGTTTTTAGATGCCCATTCTGCCATAATTCAGAGTTTCAGGAGGTAAAAAAGCCCTACTATTCATTTGAAAAATTTAAGAAGTTTGTTGAGGAAAGACAGGGCTTTCTTGATGCAATTGTTTTCAGTGGGGGAGAGCCTCTTCTTTTTGATAAAGAGTTAGTTTTTTTGGCAGAAGATTCAAAAAAATCGGGGTTTAAGGTTGGCCTACACACAACAGGTTATAGCCCTGAAAGATTGAAGAATCTTTTGGACAAAAAATTAATTGATTGGGTAGGGATTGATTTAAAATCTGTAAAAGAAAACTATCCTTTTGCCTGTGGAATAGATAGAAATTACTTTGATGAAACTGTTGAAAGCATAAATGTTTTGAAACAAAGTGGAATAGAGTTTGAAGTAAGAACAACTGTGTTCAAAGAAATTGCAAATAGTGATTCTTTGAGGGAAATTCTGAATTTATACTCTGTTCTGGGAATTGAAACACCTGTATTTCAGGTTTTTTCTGTTGACGGAAAGCCTGATAAAGAAATTGAGTTAATCCTTGAAAAATTTAAATTGGAAAACAATGAGAATTTTATAATCAGGAAATAA
- a CDS encoding multiheme c-type cytochrome, giving the protein MKKLFLFSAVLLCMGFAMNSYAVNSKCEECHKKVTPGIVKDFNRGKMAESLTCEDCHGNGHMSKKDVDKAKLPTIETCQKCHPKQAKQYLSGKHAMGLLPITAFPGFAHSQPKAYIAGQKGCNGCHNLGIVNDEAKKNGLAGEYRSYYKYGMDCQNCHTRHAFSKAEALEPEACNQCHTGFDHAQWEMWSHSKHGAAYLTNRKAHRGPTCQDCHMAGGDHRVMTAWGFLALRLPEQDKEWMGYRVTILKALGVLDDKGQPTARLDVVKAANLARLTKEDFDKERNKMVETCKQCHSENYVKQNLHNADMMIKAADKVFAEAIEIVANLYRDGILQKKTNQATWPYPDLLNFYEVDNHIEELLYEMFMDYRMKTYQAAFHLMPDYTTWYGYAKLKETLVEIKKIDKELRMQHKHEMMMKKMKNKAKKMVKKVKERTTKNF; this is encoded by the coding sequence ATGAAAAAGTTATTTCTCTTTTCGGCGGTATTATTGTGCATGGGTTTTGCCATGAACTCTTATGCCGTAAACTCAAAGTGCGAGGAGTGCCACAAAAAGGTTACCCCAGGGATTGTTAAGGATTTTAACAGAGGCAAAATGGCAGAGTCACTAACATGTGAAGACTGCCACGGAAACGGACACATGAGCAAAAAGGATGTTGACAAGGCAAAATTACCGACAATTGAAACCTGTCAAAAGTGCCACCCAAAACAGGCAAAACAGTATTTAAGCGGTAAGCATGCAATGGGGCTTCTTCCAATTACCGCTTTCCCGGGATTTGCTCATTCACAGCCAAAAGCTTATATTGCAGGGCAAAAGGGATGCAACGGCTGCCATAATTTAGGCATTGTAAACGACGAAGCAAAGAAAAATGGGCTGGCAGGGGAGTACAGAAGCTATTATAAATACGGAATGGATTGCCAGAACTGCCACACAAGGCATGCATTTTCAAAGGCAGAAGCATTGGAACCAGAGGCATGCAACCAGTGCCACACAGGGTTTGACCACGCTCAGTGGGAGATGTGGTCACACTCAAAACACGGGGCTGCGTACCTAACAAACAGAAAGGCTCATAGAGGGCCAACCTGTCAGGACTGCCATATGGCTGGCGGAGACCACAGGGTAATGACTGCATGGGGATTTCTTGCATTAAGGCTTCCAGAACAGGACAAAGAGTGGATGGGATATAGAGTAACTATTTTAAAGGCATTAGGGGTGCTTGACGACAAAGGACAACCCACCGCAAGGCTTGATGTTGTAAAAGCAGCCAACCTTGCAAGGCTTACAAAAGAGGATTTCGACAAAGAGAGAAACAAAATGGTTGAAACATGTAAGCAGTGCCACTCTGAAAACTATGTTAAACAAAACCTTCACAATGCCGATATGATGATAAAAGCGGCAGACAAGGTTTTTGCAGAGGCTATTGAGATTGTTGCTAACCTTTACAGAGACGGAATTTTGCAGAAGAAAACAAATCAGGCAACATGGCCGTATCCAGACCTTTTAAACTTCTATGAGGTTGACAACCATATTGAAGAATTGCTCTATGAAATGTTTATGGATTACAGAATGAAAACCTATCAGGCTGCATTCCACCTAATGCCTGATTACACAACATGGTATGGTTATGCAAAACTGAAAGAAACCCTTGTTGAAATTAAGAAGATTGACAAAGAGTTGAGGATGCAGCATAAGCATGAAATGATGATGAAAAAAATGAAAAATAAAGCTAAAAAGATGGTAAAAAAAGTAAAAGAAAGAACAACAAAAAACTTTTAA